The Pagrus major chromosome 1, Pma_NU_1.0 genome includes the window CCCACCTGGTCAAGAACTGTCTTCCAgccatctcctccctcatcacaaaaataatcaactcctccctcagctCTGGTTCAGTCCCTCAGTCACTCAAACTGGCAGCTGTCACCCCCATTCTCAAAAAACCTGGACTCAACCCTGACATTATGACAACCAGCCCATCTCCAACCTCCCTTTTTTATCAGAAATACGGGGACGCACCGTTGCCACTCAACTCAAAACCCGCCTCATCTCCACCGACCTCTTTGAACCTTTTCAATACGGCTTCCGCTctcaacacagcacagagacagccCTCCTTAAAGTCACTgatgacctcctcctctctgcagactccggccacctcagcatcctcatcctcctggacctcactgcagctttcgacaccatcaaccactccattcttctctccctccttcaatCCTCCCTCAACATCACCGGCACTGCCCTCTCCTGGTTAAAATCATatctcacaaacagacaacagttcgtccacatcaacaactgcacctcctccactgctcctctgtcccaAGGCGTCCCACAGGGTTCAGTgcttggtccactcctcttcatcctatACATGCGTCCCCTTGGCAACATCATACGCCGTCATGGTCTCCATTTCCACTGCTACGCTGACGACATCCAAATctacatctccacaaaatccatcaccacTGCCACCCACTCCACACTCACCAACTGCCTCACTGAAATCAAATCCTGGATGCAAACAAACTTCCTCAAACTAAACTGCGACAAATTGGACATGATCATCATCGGCCGCAAATCCCTCATCAAAACCGCTCACAACTTCTGCCTCACCCTAGACAACgccaccctctctccctccccacacagTCGCAACCTCGGAGTCATCTTTGACAACAACCTCTCCTTTCAAAAGCACATAAATCAAATCACCAGAactgccttcttccacctcAAGAACATAGCCTGTCTCCgcccatcactctccttctctgctgcagaaaccctgaTCCACACCTTCATCACCTCCAGAATTGACTATTGCAACAACATCCTCTATGGCACACCATCCAAAttcctaaataaactccaatacgtccagaactctgctgctcgcCTTCTCACCCACACCCGCACCTGTGACCACATCACCCCCGTCCTCCAGaaactccactggctccctgtctCACAAcggattcaattcaaaatacacCTCCTCACTCACAAAGCCCGCCGCAACCCGTCCCGCACCGTCCGCTCCTCCGACGCAAACTTCCTCACTCCTCCACACAGGACCAAGCACCGGACCTGGGGCGACACAGCCTTCTCAGtagctgccccctccctctggaactccctccccacacacatcagagactgtACAGACCTCACTACCTTCAAAACACTCAACCAaaactcacctttttaaaactgtttttaatgtataacttgtctctttttgtatttgtactgtgttgtttttatcattctgctttttaacctgtaaagtgtctttgtgtatcctgaaaagcgctatataaaataaatgtattattattattagaatgTATGTGAGCTAATGTTTAGACAATAAACTGGATGTTACGTGTAGCAACAAAAGTGAGGACCAAAACATAAGACACtctggaggcaggcagggtaaAGAACAAGAGGCTAGCTTTAATATCAAACCATGACGGGCAGAGTCCTGGTACTATTGGAGGCCCTTGGAAGCCAGAGCCTAGCAGCTGGACACCAGAGCAGGAGGCAGGCAACATGGCAGCAGGGCTGGAGGCTGGAAACTGGGCACCAGGACTATGGCATGAGGCAGGTCTGCCTGGGTGTCAGAGAAGGCTGCAGAATGATGGTCTGTGGGGTCTGTTGGTGAGTCAGCAGGGATTGGAAACTCAGGGGCTGGAGAGGCGTCGATTGAACCGCGGACAAGACCTGCGTCAACAGGGGAGACTCGCAACCACAGGGCAGCAGACCCTCCATGGGGCTGGACAGTGGGACCGCTAGGTCCATCGTTGGTCAGTTGGTACCGTTACACGTTGCAAAAATGGTGAGATCCAAAACTTTCTGCACACTGTCGccctctgcagcacagagagggaactgaaacaatgttcaaactacAGAGTTGTTGTTGGAAGCTGGATGTTTATTTCAATCAGCCACTGCAATACTTTGAAAAAGTTACAGCTACAGAGTGTGATAGAGCTGGGCTCATGttacatttcaatgtgttttcataTATAATGTACATGCTGTGAGATACTGTGCTTCCTGTTCCACGTGTCTTTCTCTGCCAGGACAGGTGTGATGTGATAGGCCAATCAGTATTTCTTCAAAGCAATTTACTGcattagaataaaatgttatattataagcattaaaagataaaatagcTTGTTGCATACCAAGTATAATCCTTAACATATGTAATGTACCTGCACAGGTAAACATAAAGCTGCATGCTACTCAAAACTTCTGCCACATGCTGCAGTTTCTCTGTTCAAAGGTGAGATGTTGGTGTAATCAGGATCAGACTCCAACTGATGGGGAGAGACAACAAGATGAGAGTCAAAGGCCTCATAAATGGAACGTGGAtacaatcagattttaaatgtaACAAACTCAGATATGTTTAAAGCAGAACTGTTTCCTGAAATTGATCTTTGTTCTAAAAACATCTACAGTAAATGTGCTAATTTCTCGTCACTGTGGCCCAATACCTCTCTCATCTCCATGGTCTCTATGGGTTCATTTGGTTCAGTGGTGGAGCTCagagttttcttcttcctgaatcaaattgacaaacaaacacaaatgttcattaaaaactcataaacatgaaagtaaatatGCAGAGTACCAGATCAGTGATGGAACTGATTAATGTTTGTAGTTTCACCTCAtccacagacaaaacagaagcagcagaaccGACATCACAACCACCAGAGTCAACCTGATGATGTTTATcatcgttgttgttgttgagctcCCTGGAAATGGAGATAGACAGTTATTAGATGGACTGTAGTGGACCTCACTAGTAGGGTTGGATTCATTGATCAGTTTCCCAGGTGTTACTGTCTGTTAATCAGCCAATTAGTGTCTCACCTgccacaacaatcagctgtAAGGTGGAGTTTTGACGTCCTCTTCTGTTCTGGGCTTCACAGTAATAATTCCCACCGTGttcagctctgaagtcagtGATGGTGAAGATCTGTCCTGATGCTTTTGGTGAGTCTTCATtctccttgtaccaggtgtagttagctgctgggttagcatcactgctacaggtcagattcactgaactgccctccactatctcagcagagggactcactgacacagagggaagctttggagcatctggagATGTATTAAGAGAATAGGTTAAGTGTGTGTTACAACAATAGATTGTGTAGTATTTAAACCATAAAGTGTGAACAGCTGTGTGTAGCACTGTTTGAATCTGGGTCCCAAAACAGCATAAAACTCCTCAAGTctcctggagctgctcagtgaatTACAGCAGACTGAGAATGTGGAGCACAAGAACGTAGACATGACAGTAAAATCTTCTCCTGCAAAGACTGGACacatttaatctgttatttttaaatgaactgtttcACTCACATGTCACATCAATAGAGATGTATTCAGACGTCCTCCTCCACAGCTCGTTCTCAGCTGCGCAGTAATACTCTGCAGAGTCAGAGGactggatggagctgaagacAAGCTGTGGTTCTTTACTGAGAGGTTGAAGGTCTGGATCTCCATTCTTCTTGTACCAGGTGtagttagctgctgggttagcatcactgctacaggtcagagtcactgaactgccctccactatctcagcagagggactcactgacacagagggaagctttggagcatctggaggagaTATGAACATGTAATAATGAAACATTAGAATATGTTTTCACAGACAATTGACTGTTGTGATTGAAATgtatctttctctgtttctattGTAATTGTCTCTATTTGTCACAGTGGCTGTGTAGAGAGCTGTTCGTGGAGCTGTCCCTGGTCAGACTCCTCCTGGTGGAAACTGACTGCCAATAAATatgatttgtacttttactactttacacatgtgtctgtctgcaatTTGCAGCCAGTGTGTATATGCGTTTTTTCCTgatacagtggatcaaactcaCAGACTGAAGGAGAGCCGTAGTTCTCATGTCCTTTCAAAGCACAAGAGATGATGTCTCCAGGATAAACCCGGCCTTTAAAAGAAGATGTCTCCACCCCTGTGACTTTCTGTCCGTTCTTGAACCAGACGTAGGAAAGACGACCAGctggactgcagctgctgtgacacttcagctctgcctcagtATCAGACTGGTGGACTGTTGTTCTggtcacctgcacctgcagagctggatatgagaacaagaaacaatattattatcacTGGTTCTGACAGAAATCAGTGATAGATGTACACACACGACAACACAACAGTTACTATTCCTAGAACTAGCAGTGAACATTAGTGCCAACACAACAGTCATTATTACACAAACTCATGATGATCCAtcattttcaacatgttcactgtttctaaatgtactatgttgatgttttacatcagtgtgtgttcatcagtACCTGTGACAGTCAGAGTTGTAGCAGGTAAACTACTGCTCCATTCAAACCATTGTGTTGTGAATTTAAAGCGATACTGAGCTGAATCACTCTCTGTCAGGTCAGTGATTCTCAGAGTGGAGCGTCCTGTCTCTGTTTCAAGGACCTGAACACGACCTGCAAACTGGGAGTCTTCACTAAGGTCCTCAGGCTGTGAAGGACTCTGCCACTGATGAGAACGTTCAGGACTGAACCAGAATTTAGATCTGATATTGTAATAACTGCTGTAAGTGCAAGAAATGTCCACTGATGAGCCTTTGGAGGCACAGATGCTTCTGTCAGTGTAAATCGCTCTGTCGCAGGTTTGACCTTTGACAcctgaaagataaaacaaagttttgatcatttttaaaccaGAGTTGATGAAGAGTCACAATGAGGGTCTccatattaaaatacatgtagTTATAAGACTCCATCAGATGGTGTTATGTTAGTGTAGTAAACTCACAcactggaggagaggggaaatcCTCGTGTCCTTTAACTGCACAGGAAAAACTGTCTGCATAATCAAAGTAGACTGAATAAGTAGAAGATGTTTGTGACTGAATTTTCTGTCCACTCATGTACCAGATGTAGGAAGAACGATCAGGTAGACGACaactgctgtgacacttcagcTCTCTCCGGCTATATTGTGTGGATTTGCTCTCCTTCACCTGGAGATCTGGATGTGAAGAAGGAACAAGAATGTTATTTTAGACAAActgtcaacatacacacacaacacatttatattattgttgtctagatgttgaacatttggaaatgattaaaatatgaatgaaaatgttaccTGTGACCCTCAAAGTGACTCCAGGTGAACCAGTATATCTCCCACCTGGTTGGTTTGTTATGAAGCTGAACTTGTACTCAGCTGAGTCGCtctctctcaggtctgtgattCTCAGAGTGCAGCTCTTCTCATAACAACTGTACTCAACACGACCTTGATAATCTGAGTCTGTACTCAGATCCACAGGTTGTTTTCCACTCAGTTTAGTAAACCAGAATGTTTCCTTAACTTCAGTATCACCACCATCTATTCTGGAtgggtatgtgtatgtgcagctTATTTCCACTGTTGATCCTTTTAAGGCACAGATCTCAGTAGAGCTGTAAGTCACTCCCCAGTCATCCTGACCCTGTATCACTGTAACACAGAGAACATCAGAAACTACAATCAGACTCAAAACATCATCAGGAGACAGATTTTCACTGTAGTGGAGGAGCTTCAGTCTGTGAAGCTACACTTCCCAAAATACTGTGGCTCTCTTCATACAAACCTGTGTTTGGGGTGGGTGAGCAAAGGCAGCCTTCAGACGGTTTTGTAAAGGAATTTTCACATGTTCAGTCTCATAGGTTCATAGTAGTACATTTGTCTATATACATCTCCCACTCTGCTTACAGAGGAGGTAGAGTTACCCTGAGGTCATGCTCGGGGTCACAggcttctgtgtgtgcagaggttcCTGTGTCTTCACTAACCTTCACTATATCTCATACGAGAAACACACCAGCTTCATGATCCACCAAAATCCATCTTCTTCCATCGATTACAACGGGAATTAAACAAGCAGTATTCAATGAAAGGTTAAATAGTCAGAGACCAGGAAGTGTATTTCAGCACTGGTGAAGCAATACACTGTCTCACTACATGTACTGTTGAGCTATGTTCTCCTCCATGGAGcttcattaaatacttcaaCGTAAGGTATCACATCTCCTGAATCTCCTTTCTCACCTGTGTTAATCAGatgaatgaaaattcatcaacaGGTTTTTGGGCAGTCTCTGTTATCTTAACTAGAACGGTACGTAGAATATTTAAAGCAAAGGAACAGTAAAAGATGTGCACATGATGTCTAAGAGCACTGAGGACGGACATCACACAGAGGCTGCGGTGAAGGAGCAACAATGTATTGACACTGTGTACTTTAACACAGTACTTAGAGAGAAGTACTTATAAGAAGGGTGTGACGCATGAAAAAAGTGTCTGCTGGCTGCTCATCTTCCTGtggtcaggctgctgcagagtgTGAATGATAGCTGTAGAGAAATGCAGAACTCTGAGGTCTGAGCAACTTTTCTCACGGatagaaaacactgacaatatgacaatatatatcctgtatggttgtctgccatttgtcttttatgcacctctgttttatttgtgttttgtttgtttgtttagtgtttctcatcattttcaagcacttttttctgttttatttgtattctgtcagattgcttcttatctgttatcatttttatgtacccaTTCTGTTTGTTCCCGCCATTGTAAACAGTGCATCCTTAAACTcacttgaaaaaataaataaaagtgcctcctcttgaaaaaaatacatgtgtgtctttcttttttgcagATAAATAAAGGTGCCTTTTGTatacaaaaagtattttgtatCCCTGAATTAAACATCTGCATGCATTGCATAGTAAACATCACATGTTGGTAGCTGTACAGTACATGAGGTGTGTGCTTGCTGTCTttagtttcaacattttttttttttaaatcatatttttggCCAGGAAGACAAGCCTGTCTACTACCTCTGGCTTGAGGCATGCCCCGTAGTGGCTTCGTAACACATACCTGGGGTCGAAAGTTTTCAGCATGTGGATGAACCCCAGCTTTTCCACTGTATATATGGACACCATATCTTTAGCGATATGCAACATGACTGCATCTGTAAAAGCTGTCCACCGGGCCCCTTTCTTGTCATACGTAACACAATGATTAAATAATTGCGCTAAAGTTGGCTGCTTTATAGCGGGTGTTTGTGGGCTGCCGCGGTCTTGTATTGACACTCTACTTTAATACAGTACTTAGAGAGAAGTACTTATAAGAAGGGtgtgacacatgaaaaaagtgtCTGGTGGCTGCTCATCTTCCTGtggtcaggctgctgcagagcGCGAATGAGAGCTGTAGAGACATGCAGAACTCTGAGGTGTGAGCAACTTTTCTCACGGatagaaaacactgacaaatttATCCTGAAGCAAGGAAGACTCACAAAtactgagggaaatatctgtctaaCAGCTAAATACTCTACTTTGGTCTCCAGCCAGATGCTAActttgttgtttggtgctgggcagatAAACTGCAGCAGGAAACGAGGCTGATGAGAACACAGAGTGAACTAAAACAAGTTAGAAAAATGAATGCTACCTGTCTTACAGTATAAATGTAGACGTACAGTACCTTGTGCAGACAGAAGGACGACAACAAATCCACTCGCTGCTGCTGTTAAACTCATAGCTTCTCCTCACGTCTGTTAAATCAGCAGGTCGATCACATACATGAGAAGTACTGAATGTCAGGTCATCTCACCAAACACTTCTACATAAAGAGGGTGGACGTGGTCACGAgacattttgtctctctctggttgGTTCACTTGTTTTAAACACACATCGAGGTGTTAACTGGCTGCTTCCTTCCTCTTTATTATTAGCATGTATGATGCGACAGCATGTATGAAGAGACAAACGCCTATGAACCCTcaagatgaaatgaagaaatgattcTTACTGTTGCTTTACAAACAATGCAGATAAAACATGGACGTATCAGCAAACTGAACACTAAATGTGATATTGATCCAAAGGCGAGGCAGCAGAACAGCAAAGGTTCAGTCAGTCTTGATTTTAACCTGAcctttgattaaattaaaaagcctGAACCAGACATTCATACAGACTATCTTCAGCAATACAAGGATGCTCTCACCAAAACCTGCTCCACCTACTACTCCCACCTCATTCACTCTGGCTCCACCAACCCCAAAGCTCTCTTCTCCCATTGACAACACCTCCAACTCCTTCACAACCGATAAATGCAActccttcctttcatttttccaaacaaaaatcGACAACATCTACAGCAACCTGTCCACCTCCCCTACCCCTACCCCCTCCACTCCTTCACTCACCCCTCCCCCCCTCACCTCTCAACCCCTGTCTCAGTTCTCCCCTGTGTCTCCAAGGGACCTGTCCACCATCatggcagaaatgaaaagcCCCACCTGTGCCCTGGACCCCATCCCATCCCACCTGGTCAAGAACTGTCTTCCAgccatctcctccctcatcacaaaaataatcaactcctccctcagctCTGGTTCAGTCCCTCAGTCACTCAAACTGGCAGCTGTCACCCCCATTCTCAGAAAACCTGGACTCAACCCTGACATTATGACAAATTTCTGGCCCATCTCCAACCTCCATTTTTTATCAGAAATACGGGGACGCACCATTGCCACTcaactcaaaacccacctcatCTCCACCGACCTCTTTGAACCTTTTCAATCCGGTTTCTGTTctcaacacagcacagagacagccCTCCTTAAAGTCACTgatgacctcctcctctctgcagactccggccacctcagcatcctcatcctcctggaCCTCACGCAGCTTTCGATaccatcaaccactccattcttctctccctccatgaATCCTCCCTCAACATCACCGGCACTGCCCTCTCCTGGTTAAAATCATatctcacaaacagacaacagttcgtccacatcaacaactgcacctcctccactgctcctctgtcccaAGGCGTCCCACAGGGTTCAGTgcttggtccactcctcttcatcctatACATGCTTCCCCTTGGCAACATCATACGCCGTCATGGTCTCCATTTCCACTGTTACGCTGACGACATCCAAATctacatctccacaaaatccatcaccacTGCCACCCACTCCACACTCACCAACTGCCTCACTGAAATCAAATCCTGGATGCAAACAAACTTCCTCCAACTAAACTGCGACAAATTGGACATGATCATCATCGGCCCAAATCCCTCATCAAAACCGCTCACAACTTCTGCCTCACCCTAGACAACgccaccctctctccctccccacacagTCGCAACCTCGGAGTCATCTTTGACAACAACCTCTCCTTTCAAAAGCACATAAATCAAATCACCAGAATTGCCTTCTTCCACCTCAAGAACATAGCCCGTCTCCgcccatcactctccttctctgctgcagaaaccctgatccacgccttcatcacctccagaattgactactgcaacagcatcctctatggcaCACCATCCAAAttcctaaataaactccaatacgtccagaactctgctgctcgcCTTCTCACCCGCACCCGTGACCACATCACCCCCGTCCTCCAGaaactccactggctccctgtctCACAAcggattcaattcaaaatataCCTCCTCACTCACAAAGCCCACCACAACCCGTCCCGCACCGTCCGCTCCTCCGACGCAAACTTCCTCACTCCACCACACAGGACCAAGCACCGAACCTGGGGCGACACAGCCTTCTCAGtagctgccccctccctctgcaactccctccccacacacatcagagactgtACAGACCTCACTACCTTCAAAACACTAGAATGTATGTGAGCTAATGTTTAGACAATAAACTGGATGTTACGTGGAGCAACAAAAGTGAGGACCAAAACATAAGACACtctggaggcaggcagggtaaAGAACAAGAGGCTAGCTTTAATATCAAACCATGACGGGCAGAGTCCTGGTACTGTTGGAGGCCCTTGGAAGCCAGAGCCTAGCAGCTGGACACCAGAGCAGGAGGCAGGCAACATGGCAGCAGGGCTGGAGGCTGGAAACTGGGCACCAGGACTATGGCATGAGGCAGGTCTGCCTGGGTCTCAGAGAAGGCTGCAGAATGATGGTCTGAGGGGTCTGTTGGTGAGTCAGCAGGGATTGGAAACTCAGGGGCCGGAGAGGCGTCGACTGAACCAGGGACAAGACCTGCGTCAACAGGGGAGACTCGCAACCACAGGGCAGCAGACCCTCCATGGTACTGGACAGTGGGACCGCTAGGTCCATTGTTGGTCAGTTGGTACCGTTACACATTGCAAAAATGGTGAGATCCAAAACTTTCTGCACACTGTCGCCCTCTGCAGCAGGGGCGCAACTACACAGTTTTTTGGGTGTATGCAACATCAATTTtggcgcccccccccccccccccccccccccccccatccaaaaaaaaaaaaaaaaaaagcacgtCTCAGTTAGGCTACAGAGTTTTACTGAAACAGACTTCACATATTTCCATACACTACCAATACCAATGTTCCATCAGGACATTTCGGTGGGCCATCCTCTACCATTAGCTGTCTTAGAGTGTCCCCTATCTCGTGTGGTGCAGGCCACTCAGATGGGTCTTGTGGCAAAGTTCTGTCCCTAGTAGCTCCTCTTTGTTCCACCTCCacttcttcctctgcctccccATCACTCTCTGATCTAGCATTTTCCAAAAGGACACAGTAAAAACACCTGTAAATAACTCTCAACCACCCTGCATTAGGTTTGATTTTGTGTAATTAACACTAAAATGATCCCTACCTGATGTCATCATgggcctcctcctgctctccgcctgttcctctctcctcctcctgctctccgcctgttcctgtctcctccacctgctctccGCCTGttgctgtctcctccacctcctctccgcCTGttgctgtctcctccacctcctctccacctgttgctgtctcctccacctgctctccGCCTGTTGCtgtctcctcgtcctcctctctgcctgctggtgtctcctctttctcatttctctcctctctctccctcatgtCTTGTCCACTAGCCCATTAAACAATCAGCTTAATGACTTTGCAGACTTTCAGCACATATTACACATCTATCTGATTCAGTCTTACCAGTAGGCCTTATCATTCATAATAAAACAGTTAATTAAATTCAGAACATATAAGTGACTGCCCTACACTTCCACCTCGTATTAGACCTACCTGCTACTTCCCCTTTCATTTCCtgctccatctccatcctcaCACCTGAATAAAATTGATATcataatatataacattatattGAAGTGATTCTCTAGTTACATCTGGGCATGAGCTAATGTTGCCTCTGACAAGGGAATAAAGGTATAGGCCTACAGTAGTATTGTGTCAAGAAGATTCATTGTAAGTCATTTTGGCTTAGCCTGCTCTTGGTgatattcatgaaaatgtcagacCGAGCAAGTAGTGTTAAAGATAATAAATAAGTACATCTTTACATCTGATTTCACACACACCATGTAGCCTACGCAGCCACAAACTCCAAACCACAACACTCATGGCATGGCCTGGCAATAGAAACGCCCACCTAATGTCGGGTATTATTGTTAGGTGACCTGCATGTAACGTTACTTTCATCCGACTGTTTGTGAAGTGATTATCATGAATCATATCAGATGCTAGCTGCTAGTCCGAACGTCGTTTCACACATAGGCTAATGCACGACGCCGCCCCACATAACAATCAATATGACAAACGGTTTCTAAATCCTTACCTATAGCTCACTGTGTGTGCATCAGCATGAAATCACGATTCACTAcaatttctgtttgtgtgaccCAACGAAGTTATGTTAGCCAGCGGCAGgccagcagcacagcagcatctaacgttagctttgttttcatttgtcatttgtttcattGTAAATTAGTTCATACCTGTTGCTGTCTGTCATccatttcagcattttctggCGCATTCCCTCAGACgccttctccttttcttttttcctcttcctacACTGTGCACCTGACAACTTTTTTGCCTTCTCCATCTTTCTTCAAACACGCCTCACCACGTCAATGTCAACTATCCAAATAGCTACTAAAAGTGGACCCTCAGCAGCGccccctccccacctcctcccttaACTGGAGCTTACAAGTAGCCTACTAAAAGCCTTAAGGCGATTGAGGGCGCCCACCACAGTAACGTCGATTTTATAGCACTTTGCAAATTTACCAGTGGCCAGCccttatattttaaatatattttgagaATAGTTAATTAAGAGCGCAAGAATATATTTTATCCCATCCTTGTTTTGGCGCCCCCTCTGGCCGTGCGCCCCTATGCACCGCGTATAGTGCATACCCCCTTTTTGCGCCACtgctctgcagcacagagagggaactgaaacaatgttcaaactacAGAGTTGTTGTTGGAAGCTGGATGTTTATTTCAATCAGCCACTGCAATACTTTGAAAAAGTTACAGCTACAGAGTGTGATAGAGCTGGGCTCATGAtacatttcaatgtgttttcataTATAATGTACATGCTGTGAGATACTGTGCTTCCTGTTCCACGTGTCTTTCTCTGCCAGGACAGGTGTGATGT containing:
- the LOC141003152 gene encoding B-cell receptor CD22-like codes for the protein MTVVLALMFTASSRNTLQVQVTRTTVHQSDTEAELKCHSSCSPAGRLSYVWFKNGQKVTGVETSSFKGRVYPGDIISCALKGHENYGSPSVYAPKLPSVSVSPSAEIVEGSSVTLTCSSDANPAANYTWYKKNGDPDLQPLSKEPQLVFSSIQSSDSAEYYCAAENELWRRTSEYISIDVTYAPKLPSVSVSPSAEIVEGSSVNLTCSSDANPAANYTWYKENEDSPKASGQIFTITDFRAEHGGNYYCEAQNRRGRQNSTLQLIVVAGETLIG